In Acinetobacter sp. TGL-Y2, a genomic segment contains:
- the znuD gene encoding zinc piracy TonB-dependent receptor ZnuD produces MSFHKNLITLSIFSILSPIAFAEDQATKLETIQLQAHPLVQTAADFAVADHVIDSKKLKERATTIGDALADELGVYSNQYGSGSSRPVIRGQDGPRVKVLQHASETADVSTLSPDHAVTVDPILAKQVEVIRGPSTLLYSAGNVGGLVNVTDQKIPTQMPQNGLEGQVGLRYNSGNDEKLASAGVTAAVGDSFALRVEALKNKSNDYIAPDYAVEHPHGDHSHFEKERRVGNTFAEGQTVNVGGSWIHDRGFVGLSYSNRQDQYGLPGHSHEYHGCELHGDHFHCPESDEDAHHDEEHGGPWVDLKSERYDLRTELDQPFKGFEKLRAHASFTDYEHDELEENSVISNFKSKGYDGRLELVHVPVAGWEGVIGTQISQQKISLSAPEAHAHEDVDLDDHNDHEHQDHNHDVLMADTKTQKYSLFALEHTQIGDVHVELGGRVDHQKIEVDSSQKNYSGTGVSASATANWAFAPNYKLSIVGSHQQRLPLAQELYADGLHFATNTYELGNDQLDKETSNNLELGLHYEGAKLDYHAHIYHNWFDDYIYGATVAQTGNLRGVEYTQDKAKFYGAEAQIGYAFSDWYKMSVFGDYVRGKIDGQNAPRVPAGRLGSKIEADFADGWSGSAEYYHVFKQDDIASYENQTQGYNMVNVGVSYAGQLNNRNDYRVYLKANNLLDDQVYSHTSFLSNIPQMGRNFSIGMEFGF; encoded by the coding sequence ATGTCATTTCATAAGAATTTAATTACGCTTTCGATTTTCTCAATCTTAAGCCCTATTGCTTTTGCAGAAGATCAAGCCACAAAACTAGAAACCATTCAATTACAAGCACATCCTTTGGTACAAACCGCCGCAGATTTCGCAGTTGCCGATCATGTGATTGACAGCAAAAAACTGAAAGAACGTGCCACCACCATCGGTGATGCTTTGGCAGATGAACTTGGGGTCTATTCAAATCAATATGGTTCAGGCTCAAGCCGTCCAGTGATTCGTGGTCAAGATGGCCCACGTGTGAAAGTTTTACAACATGCATCTGAGACCGCAGATGTTTCAACCTTATCACCCGACCATGCCGTGACCGTTGACCCCATACTTGCAAAACAAGTAGAAGTGATTCGTGGTCCCTCAACCTTGCTGTATAGCGCAGGAAATGTGGGGGGGCTTGTGAATGTCACAGATCAAAAGATTCCCACTCAAATGCCGCAAAATGGGTTGGAAGGGCAAGTCGGTCTACGTTACAACTCTGGTAATGATGAAAAATTGGCAAGTGCAGGTGTAACCGCAGCGGTAGGAGACAGTTTTGCTTTACGTGTCGAAGCTTTAAAAAATAAATCGAATGATTATATTGCACCAGACTATGCTGTAGAACATCCGCATGGTGATCATTCGCATTTTGAAAAAGAACGTCGAGTAGGCAATACCTTTGCCGAAGGGCAAACAGTCAATGTGGGTGGGTCATGGATTCATGATCGTGGCTTTGTCGGTCTGTCTTATAGCAATCGTCAAGATCAATATGGTCTGCCAGGACATAGTCATGAATATCATGGCTGTGAATTACATGGTGATCATTTTCATTGCCCTGAATCTGATGAAGATGCTCATCATGATGAAGAACATGGTGGACCATGGGTAGATTTAAAATCTGAACGTTATGATCTTCGAACTGAACTCGATCAGCCTTTTAAAGGGTTTGAAAAATTACGTGCGCATGCCAGCTTTACCGATTATGAACATGATGAACTGGAAGAAAACAGCGTTATCAGTAATTTTAAAAGTAAAGGCTATGATGGACGCTTAGAGTTGGTTCATGTTCCGGTTGCTGGGTGGGAAGGCGTGATTGGCACACAAATCTCACAGCAAAAAATTAGTCTTTCTGCACCTGAAGCTCATGCCCATGAAGACGTTGATTTAGATGATCACAATGATCATGAACATCAAGACCACAATCATGATGTATTGATGGCTGACACCAAAACGCAAAAGTACAGCCTATTTGCACTTGAACACACGCAGATCGGTGATGTGCATGTTGAACTCGGTGGACGTGTAGATCATCAAAAAATTGAGGTTGATTCAAGTCAAAAAAATTATTCGGGAACTGGTGTATCCGCATCAGCCACTGCCAATTGGGCCTTTGCACCCAACTATAAATTGTCCATTGTGGGGTCGCATCAACAACGCTTGCCGCTCGCTCAAGAGTTATATGCAGATGGTTTGCATTTTGCCACCAATACTTATGAATTGGGTAATGATCAACTCGATAAAGAAACCTCAAACAATCTAGAGCTGGGCTTACACTATGAAGGTGCTAAGCTTGATTATCATGCTCATATTTATCATAACTGGTTTGATGATTATATTTATGGTGCGACGGTTGCTCAAACAGGAAACTTGAGAGGCGTAGAATATACTCAGGATAAAGCCAAGTTTTATGGTGCAGAGGCTCAGATTGGCTATGCCTTTAGTGACTGGTACAAGATGAGCGTATTTGGTGATTATGTCCGCGGTAAAATTGACGGGCAGAATGCACCTCGCGTACCTGCGGGTCGTTTAGGAAGCAAAATTGAGGCAGATTTTGCCGATGGTTGGTCAGGTTCGGCTGAGTATTATCATGTGTTTAAGCAAGATGATATCGCAAGTTATGAAAACCAGACTCAAGGCTATAATATGGTCAATGTTGGTGTGTCGTATGCAGGTCAACTCAATAATCGCAATGATTATCGGGTCTACTTAAAGGCAAACAATTTACTGGATGATCAGGTGTATTCGCATACCTCATTCTTATCCAATATTCCTCAAATGGGACGTAACTTCAGTATTGGTATGGAGTTTGGTTTCTAA
- a CDS encoding O-antigen ligase family protein, with translation MTVIADKSLLFSLKDHLKDNALKIIILVLFALVYMHYFFNASFRHFNISIVFILLSAYCIFKSKFIKPNQYLILFCSIGFLGVTLMNHLTIRLDLIPEHLYRTYKAIINQYLWFIPFILLPTIYHYSRFKVTDFFNIIAAIIFILILYLAYWGIALEFDRGRFAEFFNPVISYDIGFISLSLLLLCYSFGSSSRKSYLYLILSMLCIFLLVLHGSRGTWVGLPFAFLVITILYLKSQLKKTLLMWVLACTFILGNLITPNSPVVQRMNHFQDDSQHIQNNNYQNSSGIRLYLWENGLVMFKQNPVIGIGMHEIELENCRLYERGDLPHCFQHLHSIYVHELAANGLIGLLTLLSTFFVAIAYFLKNMWVKDELTRNLSVTGVVFVVYYMFCGLTEYYLFFNNTTYIFYWVVASIMSFILIRDKV, from the coding sequence ATGACAGTGATTGCTGATAAGAGCCTCTTATTCAGTTTAAAAGACCATTTAAAAGACAATGCTTTAAAAATCATAATTCTGGTGTTGTTTGCTCTCGTTTATATGCATTATTTCTTTAATGCGTCTTTTAGACATTTTAATATTTCAATTGTTTTCATTTTATTATCTGCATACTGTATTTTTAAATCAAAATTTATTAAGCCGAATCAATATTTAATTCTGTTTTGCAGTATTGGTTTTTTAGGGGTGACCCTGATGAACCACCTGACCATCAGACTTGATCTGATTCCTGAGCATTTGTATCGTACATATAAAGCGATCATCAATCAGTACCTTTGGTTTATCCCTTTTATTTTGTTGCCGACCATTTATCACTACAGCCGTTTTAAAGTCACAGACTTTTTTAATATCATTGCCGCTATCATTTTCATACTGATTTTATATTTGGCTTATTGGGGCATCGCTTTAGAGTTTGATCGTGGTCGATTTGCTGAATTTTTTAATCCGGTGATTAGTTATGATATTGGCTTTATATCCTTAAGCCTGCTGTTACTGTGCTATTCATTTGGTTCATCATCTAGAAAGTCTTACCTTTATTTAATCTTAAGTATGTTATGCATATTTTTGCTGGTTTTACATGGCTCAAGAGGAACCTGGGTCGGGCTACCTTTTGCCTTTCTTGTCATTACGATCCTGTATTTAAAATCACAATTAAAGAAGACCCTATTGATGTGGGTATTAGCCTGTACTTTTATTTTAGGAAATTTAATTACTCCAAATTCTCCCGTGGTTCAAAGAATGAATCATTTTCAAGATGATTCGCAGCATATTCAAAACAATAATTATCAAAATAGCTCAGGAATACGATTATACCTTTGGGAAAATGGCTTAGTAATGTTTAAGCAAAATCCTGTGATTGGCATCGGTATGCATGAAATTGAGTTAGAAAACTGTCGTCTTTATGAGCGAGGTGATTTACCCCATTGTTTTCAGCATTTACATAGTATTTATGTCCATGAATTGGCAGCCAATGGACTCATTGGGTTACTGACTCTTTTATCTACTTTCTTCGTAGCAATAGCCTACTTTCTAAAAAATATGTGGGTTAAAGACGAATTGACTAGGAATCTGTCGGTAACGGGAGTAGTGTTTGTAGTCTATTATATGTTCTGCGGCTTAACAGAATATTATCTATTTTTTAATAATACGACATACATTTTCTATTGGGTTGTCGCTTCAATTATGAGCTTTATTTTGATCAGGGATAAAGTTTGA
- a CDS encoding DUF4184 family protein — translation MPFTISHAVLAPPISKWSGQRLPISALAIGCMVPDLVRLFTSEQINSTHLWSAWLYPNLLIGIAFCLLWYLVFRPALFRFIGIQKPINISSFKQSIIFIFWIILSLIIGTATHLIWDGLTHVDFRTLAFHDFLSQNILLANHTYSMHRVLQVGTSILALPVLLWMALKHQKRYAQNPPIHPKIKIYALSLLAVSFFAGCFGYISFAQPLGPAAWQNDLYWFIGKSINHSFSAFLMVFALGCIIFQILDRKAYFE, via the coding sequence ATGCCTTTTACCATCTCTCATGCCGTTCTTGCTCCGCCCATCTCAAAATGGTCTGGGCAACGACTACCTATTTCTGCTCTTGCCATTGGTTGTATGGTACCTGATCTGGTGCGATTATTTACCTCAGAACAGATTAACAGCACACATCTGTGGAGTGCTTGGCTGTATCCAAACCTACTGATCGGCATCGCGTTTTGTCTACTGTGGTATTTGGTTTTTCGTCCAGCGTTGTTTCGTTTTATAGGTATTCAAAAGCCAATTAACATTTCATCATTCAAACAATCCATCATTTTTATTTTTTGGATTATTTTATCCCTCATCATTGGCACAGCCACGCATCTTATATGGGATGGTTTAACCCATGTCGACTTTCGCACATTGGCTTTTCATGATTTTTTAAGTCAAAATATCTTATTGGCTAATCACACCTACTCCATGCATCGAGTCTTGCAAGTGGGTACATCTATTTTAGCATTACCTGTTTTGCTATGGATGGCACTCAAACATCAAAAAAGATATGCACAAAACCCACCGATTCATCCTAAAATTAAAATCTATGCTCTGAGCCTACTAGCTGTTTCATTTTTTGCGGGATGTTTTGGCTATATTTCATTTGCACAGCCTTTAGGCCCAGCAGCTTGGCAAAATGATCTGTACTGGTTTATTGGAAAGTCGATTAATCATTCTTTTAGTGCATTTTTAATGGTGTTTGCACTCGGTTGTATTATTTTTCAAATTTTAGATCGTAAAGCCTATTTTGAATAA
- the aspS gene encoding aspartate--tRNA ligase, translating into MMRTHYCGSLTETQIDQTVTLCGWVHRRRDHGGVIFLDMRDRDGLVQVVIDPDTPEAFATADKVRSEFVLKITGRVRRRYEGTENANMVSGQIEVLGKEIEVLAQSETPPFPLNDENTNISEEIRLKYRFLDIRRPEMLDRLRFRSKLTNLIRNYFEENGFLDVETPILTRATPEGARDYLVPSRVSNGSFYALPQSPQLFKQLLMVGGIDRYYQIAKCFRDEDLRADRQPEFTQIDVETSFMSDDDIMDLMETLTVKMFKELLSVEFDKFPRMTYADAMRDYASDKPDMRIPLKLVDVADMMQDVEFKVFAGPAKDPKGRIVALRVPGAGSLPRSQIDEYTKFVGIYGAKGLAYIKVNELEKGIEGLQSPIVKFIEPIVLDLLKRVGAENGDIVFFGADKAKIVNDAMGALRIKVGHDMKLATCEWAPLWVVDFPMFEETDDGKWTSVHHPFTLPKSSVEEVKSNPGAALSVAYDMVLNGTEVGGGSLRIHNLEMQKAIFEALGINEEEAEEKFSFLLNALKFGAPPHGGLAFGLDRLVMLMTGASSIRDVIAFPKTKTAECPLTQAPAPVEANQLRDLGIRLREKPKAEEAK; encoded by the coding sequence ATGATGCGCACTCATTACTGCGGTTCTTTAACCGAAACTCAAATTGACCAAACCGTAACATTATGCGGTTGGGTTCATCGTCGCCGTGACCACGGTGGTGTGATCTTCCTCGATATGCGTGACCGTGATGGTCTAGTACAAGTGGTGATTGATCCAGATACCCCAGAAGCATTCGCAACTGCAGATAAAGTACGCTCAGAATTCGTATTAAAAATCACTGGCCGCGTACGTCGTCGTTACGAAGGTACAGAAAATGCAAATATGGTCAGTGGTCAAATTGAAGTTTTAGGCAAAGAGATTGAAGTGCTGGCTCAATCTGAAACGCCGCCATTCCCATTAAATGACGAAAATACCAATATTTCAGAAGAAATTCGTTTGAAGTACCGTTTCTTGGACATCCGTCGTCCAGAAATGTTAGATCGTTTGCGTTTCCGCTCTAAACTCACCAACCTGATTCGTAACTACTTCGAAGAGAATGGTTTTTTAGATGTTGAAACGCCAATTTTGACACGTGCAACGCCTGAAGGTGCACGTGACTATTTAGTGCCAAGCCGTGTATCTAACGGTAGCTTCTATGCACTGCCACAATCACCACAATTGTTTAAACAGTTGTTAATGGTGGGCGGTATCGATCGTTACTACCAAATTGCTAAATGTTTCCGTGATGAAGACCTACGTGCGGATCGTCAGCCTGAATTTACCCAAATCGACGTTGAAACATCGTTCATGAGTGACGATGACATCATGGATTTGATGGAAACGTTGACTGTTAAGATGTTTAAAGAACTTTTAAGCGTTGAGTTTGATAAATTCCCACGTATGACCTATGCAGATGCTATGCGAGATTACGCATCTGATAAACCTGATATGCGTATTCCTTTGAAACTGGTTGACGTTGCAGACATGATGCAAGACGTTGAGTTCAAAGTATTCGCAGGCCCTGCCAAAGATCCTAAAGGCCGTATTGTTGCACTTCGCGTACCCGGTGCTGGTTCACTGCCACGTAGCCAAATTGATGAATATACTAAATTCGTGGGTATCTATGGCGCGAAAGGTTTGGCTTATATTAAAGTCAATGAACTTGAAAAAGGCATCGAAGGTCTTCAGTCTCCTATCGTTAAATTCATCGAACCAATCGTGCTTGATTTGTTGAAACGTGTGGGTGCTGAAAATGGTGACATCGTCTTCTTTGGTGCGGATAAAGCCAAAATCGTAAATGATGCGATGGGTGCGTTACGTATTAAAGTCGGTCACGACATGAAGCTTGCGACTTGCGAGTGGGCGCCACTTTGGGTGGTTGATTTCCCAATGTTTGAAGAAACTGATGATGGCAAATGGACCTCTGTGCATCACCCATTCACGCTACCAAAATCTAGTGTTGAAGAAGTAAAGAGCAATCCAGGCGCAGCATTGTCTGTGGCGTATGACATGGTCTTGAACGGTACTGAAGTAGGTGGTGGTTCTTTACGTATTCATAACCTTGAAATGCAAAAAGCAATTTTTGAAGCATTAGGCATCAATGAAGAAGAAGCAGAAGAAAAATTCAGCTTCTTGCTAAATGCACTTAAATTCGGTGCACCTCCACACGGTGGTTTGGCGTTTGGTCTTGACCGTCTTGTAATGCTGATGACCGGTGCATCTTCTATTCGTGATGTGATTGCATTCCCGAAAACCAAAACTGCGGAATGTCCTTTAACACAAGCGCCTGCGCCAGTTGAAGCGAATCAATTACGTGATTTAGGTATTCGCTTACGTGAAAAACCAAAAGCAGAAGAAGCGAAATAA
- a CDS encoding lysophospholipid acyltransferase family protein encodes MYLTLKTFSKLPLVAIQSLAKVVGRLLFSTHSSARKTTETNLRIAYPHLDDQQREQLIKDSLQSQCMTYAESIKIWGSSTDYALSLITKIHDKHIFFDAINAGKGVIVVVPHFGTWELLNVWLNQHSSPVIMYKPCKQKDLDRFMLEARQRLHAKLVPTDETGVRAIFKHLKQGGLTVILPDHVPKKSGGIYSTFYGQNALSSTLASKLASKTQCTVIGLSCRRTNQLDGFEIFVNQISQDVLSKDLQLSVDTLNQEMEQMINAAPEQYLWTYKRFRGSPQNKEIYSHTSKKS; translated from the coding sequence ATGTATTTAACCTTAAAAACTTTTTCTAAGCTTCCATTGGTTGCCATTCAGTCCCTTGCAAAAGTCGTTGGACGTCTTTTATTTAGTACCCATTCATCTGCGAGAAAAACCACAGAAACGAATTTGCGAATTGCTTATCCACATTTGGATGATCAGCAGCGCGAACAACTCATCAAAGACAGTCTACAAAGCCAGTGTATGACCTACGCAGAATCCATTAAGATTTGGGGTTCGAGTACAGATTATGCATTGTCACTCATTACAAAAATACATGACAAACATATCTTTTTTGATGCAATCAATGCAGGAAAAGGCGTGATTGTGGTGGTTCCACATTTTGGAACTTGGGAGTTGCTCAATGTTTGGTTAAACCAGCATTCATCGCCCGTGATTATGTACAAACCCTGTAAGCAAAAAGATTTGGATCGCTTCATGTTAGAAGCCCGCCAACGACTCCATGCGAAATTGGTTCCAACGGATGAAACAGGTGTCCGAGCAATATTTAAACATTTAAAACAAGGCGGATTAACCGTAATCTTACCTGATCATGTACCAAAGAAGTCTGGAGGTATTTACTCGACTTTTTATGGTCAAAATGCACTTTCTTCTACCTTAGCTTCTAAGCTAGCCTCGAAAACGCAATGTACAGTCATTGGGTTAAGTTGTAGAAGAACAAATCAGCTCGATGGTTTTGAAATCTTTGTGAATCAAATTTCACAGGATGTTTTATCCAAAGATCTTCAACTATCGGTAGATACTTTAAACCAAGAAATGGAACAGATGATTAATGCTGCCCCAGAACAATATTTATGGACGTATAAACGGTTTAGAGGCAGCCCTCAGAACAAAGAAATTTACAGTCACACATCCAAAAAATCATAG